One Variibacter gotjawalensis genomic window, GAGCGACATTCAGCTGCTGCTCTTGGCAGCCCTATAGGAAACTGCACTACGTTTGTTGACTGGTTCACTGAGCACCTGATGTGGCAGCACGCTCAAGACATGGCCCTTTATCAAGCCGTCTGACCGCATAAATTAGCCGAGTTGTCTAACTTTTCGAGAAGCGATCCTGCCAAAATAATGGTTTCATGCACTAACATATGTATGCGGTAGCTTCGTTCCAGATCGATTTCGAAATCGACGACAACATGGAATCGAGGTAGTGAATACCTCGGTTAACCCCGATCGATGGCGTTGCTTCCGCCTGAGCCATAGCGCGCCAACTGAGATCAAACACGTGTAGCGCACTGCGCCCGTTGGTCTAAAACTTGCGACCAGTGACATCGACGGCCTGCCGGATTTCGTCGAGAGTGGGTACGCGAAGAAGTTTGAGGGCATCAGAACTACGCTCTATCAACCTCAGTTCAACGAACGCATCAAGCCAATCGCGCATTGGCCAGACGCCCCATTTCGCATAGAACAACTGAGCGTTTCTGATGATGTCGTGGAAGTGGTGTAAAGGCGGATCGATCACACCGTGATGTTGGTGAAAAGCGTATGCACCACCCATGAACATCAGCGGCAAACCTTGCTCCGCGGCGCGATATCCGAAGTCAGTATCTTCACCTCCGTATCCTACAAATTCGTCATCGAAACCGGACAATGCTTCAAACGCATTCCGCCGTATGCCGAACGCCAAGGACCAAAATAATCCAGGGTTTGTCTCGAGACGAAAGCCGTGAGCTGGAAATGTTCGGACGGGATGCATTTCGCTCGATGCAATGAGTGCTCTATCGCTCCAATCGCGGTCTTCGCGCGCGGCGAGATAGCGAGTGTCGGCACAAATGAGTGCATCATGCTGCGCTAAGGCATCATTCATGGCTTCCAACAGCGTCAGCGACGGCACGCAATCAACATCTAGAAACAATAGCTGGTCATTGCGCGCGTTGGCAGCAGCCACATTGCGCGCGCGAGAGAGATGCAATCCGTCTACGGCGACTTGGATTACCCTACTTTGGAATGGCGTGCGGATCTCACCGATAGGCACGTCACTCATATCGACCACGATAAACTCATCCGGCAATCGAGAACTGCGCTGCAGGCCCGCAATCAAATTAAGGAGATGGGCTTCACGGTTTTTAACGATCGTCAGCACACTCATCATAAGCGGCGTTGCCATATATCCAGACGGTATTTCACGTCCCGCTCCTCTGTCTGCACGCAAACTGCGTCGCTCAGGGCTGAATGGAGTTTCGAGACCACATCGTCGCCCGACTGGGGATAGTCCGTCTCGCCAATCCAGTGCACCATCAGAAGATCGCCGCCAGGTGCGAGCAAGCGCCTCAGCTCCGTCGCTGCCAATTGCAAATCAGCATCGTCCCAATAGTAAGCAACTTCCGACAAGACTATGAGATCGTATCGTTCAGCTTGCGGCGCGTCCCGGGGAAATGTCATGCGCTCAAACCGAACATGCCGCTGTAGCACGCATCGCTTAGCCGCCTTTGCCAACGCGATACTGCTTACGTCCACCGATAACAACGACAAAGTTAGCGGCGCAATTTGGCTCGTCAACGTTCCGCCCGCACACCCTATTTCAAAGCCATTCTCATAATTCCGGCCTTTGAGACTACGCACCGTGTGAGCATACTTTGCTTGCTCGTAGCGACTTGTCTCTAGTTGCCAGGGATCCGTTGAGCCTGCGAACATGTCTTCAAAATAATGAGGCGGAAGGCTACGCGATTTTTTCATGCCCGATAGCCCTTGTGTAAAGCACATCGCTTGCAGACATCCGTGCTTTTTCCGGAGAAATCCGAAAACCATCTCCAAAGGCCGGCGACATTTGACTTCGGTGCGCAGCCAACGCCATCTTTCGCCGTCCAGCGTTCATCGCGGCAGTCCGGACGGCGACGTGTGGCTGCGCCGGCAAGCTTGTCGCCCATACGAGGTATTCAGCAAGCACAATGCGGCAACCAGCGCTGCGGACGACATCAAGGGCGAGCGAGAACGCAGCTTGATGATCGCAGTGCGGTTCGTGGGCGGCAGTCACTGCGATCGCGTTGACGTGGTGAGCTCGGCAAATTGCGGCAAGGCGACGAACCGTGGACGCATAGTCTGCAGTAGCTGGCAACAATGGCCGCGCATCAGGCCACCCGAGATGAGTGAGGTGTCCGGAGTACGAAGGTGCCAAATAACGCAACGCGGCCGCTGCTTCACGACGGCGCATAGCCACAAGGCGCGCCCGTGACGATGCATTGACATGGTGATGCGAGCCCTCGCCGTTTGTCAGAATGGCGACGCCAGCCAGCTTTTTGCGGGACGCGGTGTCCGCGATAAGCGCGCCCGCCCCGAGTGTCTCATCATCAGGATGTGGCGCAATAACGAGCCACCGCGCATTCCTAAGGAAACTATCGGACAGAAGAATGGGTAGCGAGCGGGCCCTCACCACAACAAATCTCCATCTCCCCATGCATCGTGATCAAGCCAAGCGATCGCTGCTTGATCACGCGCTTGGTCCGGCCCAGCCTGTCGCAAATATAGCCCGAGGTCGCGAATGATCTTGTCGATACGCTGATCGTCGAACGCACTGCGCGTTCCAACAATGCGCGCCGACAGTTCCATTACATCCAGTGCGCTTCGCTCGACAACGCCACGCGCCATACGCACAACGCTCGGCGCATCGACCGACTCTTCGGCAGCGCGCCGAGCAGCCTCGCGAACCCAAAGATATGCAGTTCTCGCAGACGCGACGGCCTCGCCAAATTTCTGACGCTGCAGTGGATCGGATCGCGCATTGTCCGACATATTGGTTCGGGTTTCAGCCAGAAGAGCTTCAATGCCACCGAGCTGGACCGCCAAAAACCGCCATGCGCCGGCCGTGAAACGTGGTTCAATTGCGTAATCGCCGGGCTTTCCTAAATAATCCTGATTGCCAGGCTCGAAACCACTGACATCGTAAGTTCCGCTCATTGTCGATCGCATTCCGCGAACAAGCCATCGCGACGTATCAGCTCTTTTTCCGACATTTCCCGGAACGGAAATCAATTGGACTTCGCCTTCCGGCGTCCTTGCAGTGATTATCGCGAAATTCAAACCACCGGCTCCCGAGGCAAACATCTTCCTTCCCTCAAGGATGCGGCCGCTTTTTCCGCGGTGGATTTCAACACCGGGAGGCGGTTCAGTCGCCCACACTCCATAGAGCGCTCCCTTCTGGAGTCGATCGTACAACGCGTGTTTTTGAACTGAAGTGCCAAACCAGCCAAACAACTTCATTGCGTTGATGTGGCCTTCGAAAAGACGTCCGAGACTCAAATCAGAGCGACCGACGATACGAAGCACATCAAATAGGCTTGTGTTTTCTTCGAGCGCATCGCGGAACATCGCGCCCCCGCTTTCCGGAGGCGCAAAATGTGCCTGCGCACCTGTTTCGATCAAAATCGCCATACTTTGTTCTGGATAACATGGCGCACGATCGTAAGCGGCACCAAGCCTCACGAGTTCCGAAAATGAAGCGAGCAGTCGGACAATCAAACCCTCGGTGGCTTGATATCGATACGAAGGGTCTGAACGCGCGAGGGGCCTTTCAATTATCGACACAGGTGCATCCTTGATCTGCCAGCTGGCTGAGAAACTGTGCTGCCGAAGCGGTTCCGCGTTCACAATGAAGGCGATACTGAACTTGAGGCCTGATTGTTTCGGCCGCCTGCAAAACTGCGGGCCAGTTCGCCGATGTCGGCCAACTATCAAGAGCTATAGCTGCTCCAAGCGCCGCAAGCCGCTGCGCCTTGAGCGCTTGTTCGCGAAACGGTCTCGGCTGCCATATGCATATGAAAGGTCGGCCTGCAGACATTACGGCGCTGACGAGCCCGTCGCCGGCAGCGCCAATAACAACGCCCGCGTTGCGAAACTCGATCGCCGGATTGTCAACCCATCCAAGCAGCGTGAGGTTCTCGGGAGTGTGCTCCGGCGGCGAAACCGATCCGATCACACGCCACTTCAGCCAGGAGATACTTCGTGCAGCTTGCGCAATTTGCTCACCATCAGCGACCTGTCCACCGTTTCCTTGCACGACAAGAACCGAACCAGCGGCGGGCATCTCCGACTTAAGCCCAGATTGAGTTAGACCAGCGCAATAGCGTGTTTTTGCGCGAACCCACGCCTCGCAAGATGGATCATCGAGATCTTCATGGAATGGTGACAACAGCGCGACAGCCGAACGGAACGCTTCGGAATGTGGAATGTCATTCCTCTCACCAGTGAGCCGAACATAAACAACTGGGGTCGAAGCTAAACGAGCCAGCAATGCAATCTCGACGGAAACGTCGACAACTAGAAGCCGAGGCCGTACTTCACTTATCCAGCCGGTGAGTTGTGCAGCGCGCTTCCGCGTTCCCTCGCGGTGAAGCGGCGCAAAATGAAAGGCGTGGGGTTTATTGCGTTCGCGGTCGACCCCGTCAAACGGTCCAGTAGAATTTGCTCTATCATCAGCAAGGTCGATGCAAGCGATGTCGCCTGTCCGCCCCGCCAATCCAGTGCCTATCATGACAAAACGATCAGGCGCCGCGTTACAAATCGCGAGCGCACGCTGACGATGGCCGTCGCCGTGATGATGAACATAATATCCAATCGGGCTGCGCATTAGTCGCCCGCCATTTCAGCAAGTCGCATATCGTGCGGCATCGGCGGAAGGGTCCGTTCGGCCGCAATAATCTCAGCATCGGATGTCCGATTATCGCGCATACTTCGCCGCCAGCGCGCGCGCTCCAGCCAATGCGCGAAGGCTGGAACCATCAGTTCATGTCCCGCACTAAGCTTGGCGTCCATCGTACGCATCGTCTCCGCCATGCCACCAGCGGCACGACCGTCATAACGCGGCGATACCCTCGTCCAGACCCGTAGGGGATGCACAAGGCGTCCACCGGCCATCACGGCGGCGTCGACAAGCGCTCGATCTTCGCCAATCGGGATCAGCGGAACACCTCCTGCTCTGCGGAAAATGTCGAGCGTCAAAGCCAAGCTCGCGCCGGTGTGATCACCATGACGAGGCGGCGGGTCGTCAGGTCTGAGATCGATCGCGTCTTCGATCTCACGCACTTGCCGCCAATAGAGCGCCCATGACTTTTGCGCACGCGCAGACGCGGATGTTAGTGGCTCGCACTCGTCTAACTCGAGCTTCCCGCCGACGATGTCTGCCCCTGCCGCTATGGCGCGGAGGTTTTCTCTAACCCAATCGAGCGGCGGTCGTGCGTCAGCATCCGTCGTCAGCAAAACTCCGTCGAAGGTCAGTGTCCGCGCACCGAGTTGCATCGCTGCCGATCGGGCAGATCCGGCATGCGCTAGCGATTCTGAAAAAGAGCATCGATCAAGATGGATTTTGAGGCGCCCGCGATGTCGGATACGAGCCTCTTCAATCATCTGATCTGAACGGTCAACGGAGTTATTGAGACAAATCGCGATCGGAATTAATCCGTCGATATCTTGGTCGGCCAAAGCGTTCAATAAAATGGGCAGTCTTTGTTCTTCATCGCGTGCCGGCACGCAAATGCAAAACGCACTGCCAACGTCGGATGTGCGCGGTGTTGCATCACGCGGCCGCATCGTCACGCCAACACGGTTTGTCTGGTTGCGATGTCAGCGTTTTGAACCACATTGATTTTCACCTCTGTCGGTGATGGGCGCGGCTTGGATACGATGTGCGCCTTCGAAGCCGCTCGACCGAAGTGCTCCAGACTTCTTGCACCAGTCTTCGTAGACAGCTGACGATATAGCGCCTCGTAGTCATCGATCATGCGGCTAACGTCGCAACTGCGCTCAGCCATCGCCCGACAAGCTGCCCGATCAAGTGTCTGTGCTTGCTTGGCAGCTTGTGCAAGGGACGCGACGTCATCTTTATTTGCGAGGATGCCGCAGGTCGCATCGAGCAGTTCCGGAATAGCGCCTCTAGCGAAAGCGGCCACGGGTACACCGCACGCTAGAGCCTCGGCAACAACCAATCCATACGGTTCGTCCCAGCATGGCGTGCATAGCGAAGCACGAGCTCCACCAACCAACGCCGCTATCCCTTCATGTTTGAGATGACCTAGGTACACGATTGTCTGAGACAAGGATGGTCGAATTTCTCTTTCGAAATAATCCTCGTCGGAAATCGGGCCGGCAATACGCAATTCGGCGCCGATCGCACGGCAGGCCGCGATGGCAAAGTGCAATCCCTTTTCCGGGACGATGCGTCCGCACCAGACCAGATATGGTTTGCTGTCAGGCGCGGATTGAAAGCGAAATCTGTTCAAGTCAATGCCATTGAGGATCACGCGGCTTATTGGAACGACTGGCGTCCACGAAATCCTGATGGAGTTCGAAACCGCCACGAATGAAGCTTGAGGGCTACGACACAAACGGATTCCACTCTCCAACCAGGAAAACGGAGGCGTATGGAGCGTCGTCACGATTGGCATTGGCAGAACGTCGGCCATCGCTACGGGTAAATAGTGCAGCGAATTGTTATGGATGATGTCGAAATCGCTAAGCCGCAAACGATTCATTAGACTGAGATACGCGTGATGTTCCTGGAAAAACGCGTGATCCGGCGCTTCCGCAAGTCCTACCTCCGAGATCGATGTCTCATCGCAGATAGGTTCTAGATTGGAGCCGGGATCAGAATGTGTGGAAGCAAAAATAGTAACTGCATGCCCTCTGCTGACGAGCTGCGACTGCAGCATGTGCGTGTGCATCTCTAGTCCGCCGGCAAACGGCTCGCCGATAGGATGCTTCAAATGCGCGATGATTCCGATACGCAGGACTGACTCCATTCATAGCGCAGCAAAGCCGCTTATCAGCGCGATCATGCTCAGGGTTTTGGATTGGATGCAGCGCGCCGCTCGGAGCGTTCATAAAAGCGCTGGACGTAAAGCGCCGGGGCAACAGACGATACAATCGATTGTTCCGTGGGGTAACGAACTATCAGCGCAGGGCTCACCAGCTAGATTAACGTGTCGGTCAATACGGCGCCGCCGTCCGCCTTTGTGACAGTGATTTTTCGCAAGTGGAAAGCGTCCAAACTGGGGCGATGGCCAACGCTGATGACAGTAGCAGCTTGAAAGATCTCTTCGCGAAACAGTGCTAAGATTGAAGCTTGACTCTCTTCATCGAGAGCGGATGTCGCCTCATCCATCACTATGACGCTCGGGCGATGAAGCATTAAGCGAGCGAAAGCTACTCGCTGACGCTCTCCTCCGGACAACGTCTGGTCCCATCGATACTCTTCGTCCAAACGATGAGCCATGTAACCGAGCCCGACGCGTGCTAAAGCGGACGCCACCTCAGTATTAGTCGTCTTTAGATTTTCTCGCGGATAAACTATTACGTCGCGCAGCGTACCAAGCGGTAGATATGGCTCTTGGGGGAGAAATGAAATGTGTGCGCTATGCGGGACGGCGATAACGCCAGAACCCCATGGCCACAAACCTGCGAGCGCTCGAATAAGGGTGCTCTTCCCGGATCCGCTTTCCCCAACGATGAGAACCTTATCGCCGGACTGAATCCTGAACGAATTTTCCGCGATCAACGGAGAACCGTCAGCGAGGTCGATACGCAACCGCTCCCAGTAAATCGTGCTAGCGGAACTGACACGTAGCTCAATACGAGACGCAACATCTTCGACGCGCCTGTCGATCCCATCTAGCGCCGCTTGCAGTTCTTCGACGCGAGCGACCGAAGCGAACCATTCAGCCAATCGAATCAGATTATCGACAAACCAGATGAGCGCTGCCTGCACTGCCATGAACGCGGCGACGATTTGCATCACAGCGCCCAGCGTAACCGCGCCCGACAGATATTTTGGCGCGATCAGGAGAAGCGGAACGATTGGAAACAGGGCACTGTTGGCATTCAACACCAACGCGACAATACCCTGTTGTTTGATTACGCCGATCCAAGCCGAAATAACGCGACCGTAATTGTCCATGACGGAACGGCGTTCATCTTCGTCGCCACGGATGAGCGCGATACTTTCAGCATTTTCGCGAAGTCGTGTCATTTCGGCGCGAAAGCGCGCCTCAGCTTCGTTCTTAGCGATGATGCGTTGGACCAAGGGCCAACCGGTGAGGTAGGCGGCGTAGGATGTCGCAGCCGCGTAGCCAACTGCGGCGAAGGCCATGTAGCTCGGGATAACGAACTCGGTTGAACCAAGATGAAAAGTCGCCGATCCAGCTACGTGCCATAGAATAGCGGCGAACGTGATTGCGCTTGTCGCCGCAGTTATCAGGCCGATCGCGAATTCGACTAGCGGCTCAACAGATAAGCGTCCGTCTTCAGCAATTCTGTATTCGGGTGCAGGCAACTGGGGAGCCGAAAACTGCATACGATAGTATCGCTGATCCCCGATCCACGAGCTCGTGAGTTGCCCGGTGATAAACTCTCGCCAACGAAGCTGAAGTGTCATTCTGCTTAAAAGTAGGCCGGTCAGCATTAGCGCAGCCATCACGACGATCGGAGGTAGCCACGCAGCAACACTCCAAGCTGCTGAATGATCGCGCCGCTCCAAAGCATCAAAGAAGTAACGATTCCACGCGTTGATACTCACGGCTACCGTAAGCTGAGCGCAGATAAAAAAGGCGACCGCGGCGGTGAGTGACCAAGACAATCGAACCGTCGGGCCGGACCAGAAACCGGTTGCCAGCTTTAGAAAGCTCCGCCTTGCAGAGCGAGCGCGTATCACCAGACGGCCCGTGACATCAGCTGATCAGACTTTCGCGTACGCGAGCGGTCTTCGCCACTCATGCGCCGGGATAAAAGTACTTTGTCCAACCAGAACGATCGAACGGCTTCCACTCTCCTTCCGGCAATAGCAGGCGATCAAAGACGACGTTCATCACTGACGGGTTGTGCCCCAGCCCGATATGGCTCCCCCATACCTCGACGCTTTCTGCGTGAGCTCCGGCAGGTTCGACGCAAGATTGCCAGGCGCACACACCATCCGACTTACTGTAGATCGCAGTTGTCGGTACCGGCGGCGTCTCGTGCAAAGGACCAGCGTGATGATCATAAGCCTCCCGCGTCGCTGCGGGATTAAGGCGCTGATAAATCCAATAGGCATTCGTACTCGTCGGCTCACCCGCGAACGGACTCCCAAGGGTGATGACCGATCGAACGTGGTCAGGAACAACTTTGGCTAGTTGTCGTGCATAGAGACCGCCGAGACTCCAGCCAACCAAGCTGACTTTTTTGCCGTGCTTCGCGTGGAGGACGCGAATTTTTGCGAGCATTCTATCCTCGGTGCCCTGGCGGAGCCCGCAGTTAC contains:
- a CDS encoding glycosyltransferase family 2 protein: MATPLMMSVLTIVKNREAHLLNLIAGLQRSSRLPDEFIVVDMSDVPIGEIRTPFQSRVIQVAVDGLHLSRARNVAAANARNDQLLFLDVDCVPSLTLLEAMNDALAQHDALICADTRYLAAREDRDWSDRALIASSEMHPVRTFPAHGFRLETNPGLFWSLAFGIRRNAFEALSGFDDEFVGYGGEDTDFGYRAAEQGLPLMFMGGAYAFHQHHGVIDPPLHHFHDIIRNAQLFYAKWGVWPMRDWLDAFVELRLIERSSDALKLLRVPTLDEIRQAVDVTGRKF
- a CDS encoding class I SAM-dependent DNA methyltransferase is translated as MKKSRSLPPHYFEDMFAGSTDPWQLETSRYEQAKYAHTVRSLKGRNYENGFEIGCAGGTLTSQIAPLTLSLLSVDVSSIALAKAAKRCVLQRHVRFERMTFPRDAPQAERYDLIVLSEVAYYWDDADLQLAATELRRLLAPGGDLLMVHWIGETDYPQSGDDVVSKLHSALSDAVCVQTEERDVKYRLDIWQRRL
- a CDS encoding PIG-L family deacetylase, with the protein product MGRWRFVVVRARSLPILLSDSFLRNARWLVIAPHPDDETLGAGALIADTASRKKLAGVAILTNGEGSHHHVNASSRARLVAMRRREAAAALRYLAPSYSGHLTHLGWPDARPLLPATADYASTVRRLAAICRAHHVNAIAVTAAHEPHCDHQAAFSLALDVVRSAGCRIVLAEYLVWATSLPAQPHVAVRTAAMNAGRRKMALAAHRSQMSPAFGDGFRISPEKARMSASDVLYTRAIGHEKIA
- a CDS encoding acyl-CoA dehydrogenase family protein, with translation MAILIETGAQAHFAPPESGGAMFRDALEENTSLFDVLRIVGRSDLSLGRLFEGHINAMKLFGWFGTSVQKHALYDRLQKGALYGVWATEPPPGVEIHRGKSGRILEGRKMFASGAGGLNFAIITARTPEGEVQLISVPGNVGKRADTSRWLVRGMRSTMSGTYDVSGFEPGNQDYLGKPGDYAIEPRFTAGAWRFLAVQLGGIEALLAETRTNMSDNARSDPLQRQKFGEAVASARTAYLWVREAARRAAEESVDAPSVVRMARGVVERSALDVMELSARIVGTRSAFDDQRIDKIIRDLGLYLRQAGPDQARDQAAIAWLDHDAWGDGDLLW
- a CDS encoding glycosyltransferase, which gives rise to MRSPIGYYVHHHGDGHRQRALAICNAAPDRFVMIGTGLAGRTGDIACIDLADDRANSTGPFDGVDRERNKPHAFHFAPLHREGTRKRAAQLTGWISEVRPRLLVVDVSVEIALLARLASTPVVYVRLTGERNDIPHSEAFRSAVALLSPFHEDLDDPSCEAWVRAKTRYCAGLTQSGLKSEMPAAGSVLVVQGNGGQVADGEQIAQAARSISWLKWRVIGSVSPPEHTPENLTLLGWVDNPAIEFRNAGVVIGAAGDGLVSAVMSAGRPFICIWQPRPFREQALKAQRLAALGAAIALDSWPTSANWPAVLQAAETIRPQVQYRLHCERGTASAAQFLSQLADQGCTCVDN
- a CDS encoding glycosyltransferase, which encodes MRPRDATPRTSDVGSAFCICVPARDEEQRLPILLNALADQDIDGLIPIAICLNNSVDRSDQMIEEARIRHRGRLKIHLDRCSFSESLAHAGSARSAAMQLGARTLTFDGVLLTTDADARPPLDWVRENLRAIAAGADIVGGKLELDECEPLTSASARAQKSWALYWRQVREIEDAIDLRPDDPPPRHGDHTGASLALTLDIFRRAGGVPLIPIGEDRALVDAAVMAGGRLVHPLRVWTRVSPRYDGRAAGGMAETMRTMDAKLSAGHELMVPAFAHWLERARWRRSMRDNRTSDAEIIAAERTLPPMPHDMRLAEMAGD
- a CDS encoding glycosyltransferase family 4 protein — its product is MESVLRIGIIAHLKHPIGEPFAGGLEMHTHMLQSQLVSRGHAVTIFASTHSDPGSNLEPICDETSISEVGLAEAPDHAFFQEHHAYLSLMNRLRLSDFDIIHNNSLHYLPVAMADVLPMPIVTTLHTPPFSWLESGIRLCRSPQASFVAVSNSIRISWTPVVPISRVILNGIDLNRFRFQSAPDSKPYLVWCGRIVPEKGLHFAIAACRAIGAELRIAGPISDEDYFEREIRPSLSQTIVYLGHLKHEGIAALVGGARASLCTPCWDEPYGLVVAEALACGVPVAAFARGAIPELLDATCGILANKDDVASLAQAAKQAQTLDRAACRAMAERSCDVSRMIDDYEALYRQLSTKTGARSLEHFGRAASKAHIVSKPRPSPTEVKINVVQNADIATRQTVLA
- a CDS encoding ABC transporter ATP-binding protein/permease, giving the protein MSINAWNRYFFDALERRDHSAAWSVAAWLPPIVVMAALMLTGLLLSRMTLQLRWREFITGQLTSSWIGDQRYYRMQFSAPQLPAPEYRIAEDGRLSVEPLVEFAIGLITAATSAITFAAILWHVAGSATFHLGSTEFVIPSYMAFAAVGYAAATSYAAYLTGWPLVQRIIAKNEAEARFRAEMTRLRENAESIALIRGDEDERRSVMDNYGRVISAWIGVIKQQGIVALVLNANSALFPIVPLLLIAPKYLSGAVTLGAVMQIVAAFMAVQAALIWFVDNLIRLAEWFASVARVEELQAALDGIDRRVEDVASRIELRVSSASTIYWERLRIDLADGSPLIAENSFRIQSGDKVLIVGESGSGKSTLIRALAGLWPWGSGVIAVPHSAHISFLPQEPYLPLGTLRDVIVYPRENLKTTNTEVASALARVGLGYMAHRLDEEYRWDQTLSGGERQRVAFARLMLHRPSVIVMDEATSALDEESQASILALFREEIFQAATVISVGHRPSLDAFHLRKITVTKADGGAVLTDTLI
- a CDS encoding esterase/lipase family protein; the protein is MNVLYSGAPPSKLLLALEGMRAIQELAFLAVSTPFLPFKKGDGHPVLVLPGLLASDESTRLIRKELNARGFVAYGWQQGRNCGLRQGTEDRMLAKIRVLHAKHGKKVSLVGWSLGGLYARQLAKVVPDHVRSVITLGSPFAGEPTSTNAYWIYQRLNPAATREAYDHHAGPLHETPPVPTTAIYSKSDGVCAWQSCVEPAGAHAESVEVWGSHIGLGHNPSVMNVVFDRLLLPEGEWKPFDRSGWTKYFYPGA